The following are encoded together in the Streptomyces rapamycinicus NRRL 5491 genome:
- a CDS encoding class I adenylate-forming enzyme family protein: MAAADIREAGADAVVFLDVNGPAFPVALCAAARAGVPLVPVNYRLGEEQLSTVLANHPKAFGIAGEEQLETLKRAGLRARTCQEWLRATRESAVADLEETFTDPESPAVIIYTSGTTSVPKGVLLRHTNLVSYVLGTVEFASAEPDEAALMSVPPYHIAAVANVLTNLYAGRRTVVLERFTPEEWLRLMRDEGITNAMVVPTMLARIVDSRADKTLPALRGLAYGGAPMPSVVIERALGTWPHVGFVNAYGLTETSSTIAVLGPEDHRTAFASDAPAVRARLASVGRPVPMVELEIRDYEDRLLPPGQKGRVCVRASRSPPSTWGRAGPSMPGVLRHP; encoded by the coding sequence GTGGCCGCCGCCGACATCCGTGAGGCGGGTGCCGACGCGGTCGTCTTCCTCGATGTGAACGGTCCCGCCTTCCCCGTCGCCCTGTGCGCGGCGGCCCGGGCCGGTGTACCACTCGTTCCCGTGAACTACCGCCTCGGCGAGGAGCAGCTCTCCACGGTCCTCGCCAACCATCCCAAGGCCTTCGGGATCGCGGGCGAGGAGCAACTGGAGACGCTGAAGCGGGCGGGCCTGCGGGCCCGCACCTGCCAGGAGTGGCTGCGCGCCACCCGGGAAAGCGCGGTGGCGGACCTCGAAGAGACGTTCACCGACCCGGAGAGCCCGGCCGTCATCATCTACACCAGCGGCACCACCTCGGTTCCCAAGGGCGTGCTGCTCCGCCACACCAATCTGGTGTCCTACGTCCTGGGCACGGTCGAGTTCGCCTCCGCCGAGCCGGACGAGGCGGCGCTGATGAGCGTTCCGCCGTACCACATCGCGGCCGTGGCCAACGTCCTCACGAACCTCTACGCCGGACGCAGGACGGTCGTGCTGGAGCGCTTCACCCCCGAGGAGTGGCTGCGGCTGATGCGGGACGAAGGCATCACCAATGCCATGGTGGTGCCCACGATGCTTGCGCGGATCGTGGACAGCCGCGCCGACAAGACGCTGCCGGCGCTGCGCGGACTCGCCTACGGCGGGGCGCCGATGCCCTCGGTGGTGATCGAGCGGGCGCTCGGGACCTGGCCGCATGTCGGCTTCGTCAACGCGTACGGCCTGACCGAGACCAGTTCGACCATCGCCGTCCTCGGCCCCGAGGACCACAGGACCGCGTTCGCGAGTGATGCCCCGGCTGTCCGCGCACGCCTGGCCTCGGTCGGCCGCCCGGTGCCCATGGTCGAGCTGGAGATCCGGGACTACGAGGACAGGCTGCTCCCGCCGGGACAGAAGGGACGGGTCTGTGTACGGGCGAGCAGGTCTCCGCCGAGTACGTGGGGCAGGGCAGGGCCGTCGATGCCCGGGGTTCTTCGACACCCGTGA
- a CDS encoding AMP-binding enzyme, which yields MYGRAGLRRVRGAGQGRRCPGFFDTRDHGYLDEDGYLFIAGRADDTIIRGAENIAPAEIEDVLMRHPAVLDVAVVGVPDEEWGQRIEAVVVARPGATAEPGELCQFVRDALRGSKTPDRIEIWTSFRGRPRQAGAAQRRHPAALRRGGALNRQGAAAPDRDGRALPTG from the coding sequence GTGTACGGGCGAGCAGGTCTCCGCCGAGTACGTGGGGCAGGGCAGGGCCGTCGATGCCCGGGGTTCTTCGACACCCGTGACCACGGGTACCTGGACGAGGACGGCTATCTGTTCATCGCGGGCCGTGCCGACGACACCATCATCCGCGGCGCGGAGAACATCGCCCCAGCGGAGATCGAGGACGTGCTGATGCGGCACCCCGCCGTCCTGGACGTCGCCGTGGTGGGCGTACCCGACGAGGAGTGGGGACAGCGTATCGAGGCCGTGGTCGTGGCGCGGCCGGGCGCAACCGCCGAGCCCGGGGAACTGTGTCAGTTCGTCCGCGATGCGCTGCGGGGGAGCAAGACCCCGGACCGCATCGAGATCTGGACGAGCTTCCGAGGACGCCCACGGCAAGCTGGTGCGGCGCAGCGTCGTCACCCGGCTGCGCTCCGGCGTGGCGGGGCTTTGAACCGGCAGGGCGCGGCCGCCCCGGACCGGGACGGCCGCGCCCTGCCGACCGGGTGA